AAACACCTCAACCAACTCCTGCCGTGGTAACACGCCAAAGCCTCCGCCAAATCCGCATAGCCCTTCAGGGGCCAGTGCCGTTGAGTGAGGACGACGCTTACGAGCTTTCTCCAGGGACGGCATTTGATCTTCTATCGGCAGAGCGGTGACGGGATATTGGTGGTCCGCATCCTGCACGCCCGCAGGGATGTGCGGCGTCACCTAGGGGCAGAATAGCCCTCTCAGTTAATCTGCCCCCTCGTAATACTCGTCCACCGCCTCGCGCACCGCGATGACGTTTTCCAGCTTGGCCGTCACTGGAACCGCGCATTCCGGGGCGATCATGTCGACGCCGGCCGCTATGGCGTAGTGCACTTCGCGGCGCACGTCCTCGCGTTCTCCGGCCACCAGCGTATTCGTGTTGTTGATGTTGCCGATCAGCACCATATCCGCCTGGTCGCGCATTTCCTTGGCGTCGTTGGCCGATTCGAAGTGGAAGGCGGCCATGCCGTTTTTGTTGAAGTGCTCGATCCTGTCGATGGTGCGGCCGCAGCAATGCAGGATCAGCGGACAATCGATCTCGGCCGCCATCTCCTGGTGGATGGGCAGCACGAAATCGGGGACGGCGCTGGGCCGGATGAGGTCGGCGGTGATGTGGCAGGCGTAGGTCAGCGCATCGGCCCCGGCTTCGATCTGGGCCTGGGCATACATCTTGGGGATCGGTTTCAGGCGCTCCAGCACGGCGTGCACGAAGCTTGGGTCCTTCATGGTCTGGATGAGGAATTTCTGCAGGCCGATGGTGTGGTAGGCCAGGCTCCAGGGGCCGAAAACCTTGCCGATGACGGCGACACGGTCGCCCACTTCGTCCTTCAGGAGCCTAATGGCGTCGATTACCGACTTGACCGAGGGGCGCTCGAGGAAATCGTCGGGGATCTCGATCTCGTCGGGGTGCGACCAGATGGCCTTCTCCTGGGCCGGCAGGCTGTCGCGGTCGCCCCAGCGCGTGGGCACGCCGAGCGCCGCCGATTCGTGGGTACCGGCGCCAAAGGCCGGGCTGACGGCGTCGTAGCCGCAGATGGTGTGGCCGGCCAGGGCCAGCTCGGCCATGGGTCCGGCTTCGTAATTGGCCTCGGGAAAGAAGACGCCGGCTTTTTCCTGCAGGCCGCGGGTGATGATCGAGGTGGGGTTGGCCACCGGCACCCGGTCGACGGGCCGGCCGGCGAGGGCGTTGAGGAAACGTTCACGCGGCGTCTGGGCCATCCGGGCCTCCCTTGAACGGTGTCTTGAACCAGCCCTCGGCAGCGAAAGCACGAGCGCTGGCCACGGGATTCTCGTAGTAGCCGATTGCTACGCCCGGGCCTCGGGTCTCAAGGCAACCGTCGTCCCCGGGGCGCACCTCGCCCCAGGCTAGGGCGGGAGCCTCGGGGCACGACAGCAGGGGATGGCGCTGGCCGGCGATGGTGTATTCGCCCTCGTCGAGCACCAGGTCGGCCTCGCCGCCGAGTGATCCGCCGACTAACAGAGCCACTGCGTGGCCCAGGACGGCCAAGTGGTGGGGCAGCGGCGGCGCGGCAACGCTTGCGGGCTCCAGCGCGGCCAGGCCGCGGGCCGCGGCCAGCAGGGTCTGGTGGCTGTGCGGCACGAGGTAGTCGCCGCTTGCCAGCAGCACCACGGGATCGCCGCCGTGAGCTCTTGGGACTTGCGGCGGACACGGCGTGCCGCCGGCCAGGTCGCTCTCGTCCTCCAGCGCCAGGCGGGCCCGGGCCAGGCTGAGGAAGGCGGCACGCTGGCGGCCCTCGAGGGCGGGCGAGAGCGGCAGCGCCACGGCACCGAACCAGGCGCAGGCCAAGAGCGCGAGGCTGCCGAACACGAGATCGTCGCTAACCACGCCCACCACCTCACCGCGTCCCAGGCCGGCCGCCGCCAGGGCGCCGGCGGCCCTGGCCACGCGCTCGGCGAGTTCTCCGTAGCTGATCGTCTCATTGCCCACAAAAGCCGGGCGTTCGCCCGCCTCGGCGGCTTGGCGTTGCAACAGCGACCCCAGCGTCTCGCCGTCCCACAGACCCTTGGCGGTGTATTCGGCGAGGCGTTCGGGCGCCGGCGCCATGGCGTCGCGCAGCGGCACGGCCTCGGGCCTGAGCGCCAGATCGCGGTCGGGATCGCGCCATTCACCTTCGCGGTAGCGCTTGCCGCCGCCCAGGCCATAGAGCTTGCGGTACTGGTCGCGGCGAAAGCGCCGACGTTCGCTGATGACCCGGATGAAGGTGACCTGTTCGGGTGCCAGGCCGATGCGGTTGGCGATCTCGGAGTCGCTCAAGCCCGTACCTTCGCGCTGGGCGGCGATGGCGGCAAAGTCGAGTTTTCGCACGGCGTCGCCCCTTCGCCGCTGGATATTCAAACTGAGATCCCAGATCACCTCGCCGTAGCTCTCGACCATGCGCTCGCTGACACCGTAGGGCATGGCTCAGGCCCCTCGCGCCGCTTCGCCCATACGGATGGGGTCGGCCTGGGGGGCGGCGGTGACCACGGGGCAGACGCGCATGCATTCGAAGCACTGGGCGTGGGTGGCACCCACGGCCGACGTGACTTTGTAAAAGAAGGCCTGGCTTTCGGCGCCGTAGAGCGCTTCTTCGCGGTCGAGTTCGGCCTCCGCCGTGATGGCGTCGGAGATGATGTTGGGCATGTTTTCGTACTGCTGGCACATCTCGGCGCAGCGCGCCATGTCGCAGACCATCTCGTCGATCTCGCCACCATCGGCGATGGAGCCCGAGAGGCAGTCGACGGGGCAGAATTTCTGGCACGGCGTGCGGGCTTGACGTTTGTACATCTCGACGCAAGCCGGAGCCGGACAGGGGTTGGCGGCCATCGGCGTGTCCGTGGGCAGGGGCATTTCGGTGATGACGGAGCCGTAATACAAAAGCCCATATTCCGGGTGCAGCAGAATATCCCCGGCCATCGAGCGCGCGCCGATGCCGGCCAGTTCCGCATGCAGCTTGAGGCTCTGGATGGGCACGCGAGCACCGTATTCGGGATCAACATGCGGCGGCACGAAGATCGAGGGGTAAGCGAACGTCTTCTCGATAAAGAACGACAACCCGAACGAGGCGCGGTAGATGGGCCCGACGCTGTTGCCGATGAAGGTCATGACCTTGGCGTTGGATTTCCAGGTGCCACGGGTGCAGCCCGTGACGCCGATCGAGATCACCGAACGCGCGCCCGGCAAAAGGGCCTTGGGCCCAAAGCCTTGGGGCGCGATGCGTTCAACGAGGTCGGCATCAGCGATGCCCACGGCCACGGCGCCGCGCTTCAGCGAATAGGCCTTTATGGCCTCCCTGGCGGCGGCGAAGTCGATGGTTTCGGTCGTCTCTGTGGTCTCGGCGTCCAAGGCCTTCAGCCTTTCCGCAGCATTTCCCGAACCTCGAATTTTAGCACCTTGCCCATGGCATTTCGAGGCAGGGCGTCGGTGAAGAGCACATCCTTGGGGTGCTTGTAACGGGCCAGCCGGTCGGCGAAGAGGTCGAGGACCTCGGCTTTCGTAATCTCGCTGTCGGGGAGTTTGACGACGACCGCGACCGGCACTTCGCCCCAGCGCTCGTCGGGCCGGGCCACGACGGTGGATTCGGCAAGGTCCGCGCATTCGGCCAGGACGAATTCGAGCTCGGCCGAATAGATGTTCTCGCTGCCGGAAATGATCATGTCCTTCTTGCGGTCGTCGACGTAAAAGGCGCCGTCGGGTCCGCGGTGGCCGATGTCGCCGGTGTGGAACCAGCCGTCACGAAGCGCCTCCGCGGTGGCCTCGGGCTGGCGCCAGTACTCGCGCATGATGTTGGCACCGCGCACCACGATCTCGCCGGCCCTGCCCGCCGGCACCTCGTTGCCCTCGTCGTCATTGATCCGGGCCTCGCAATGCAGCGCCGCATGGCCGCAAGAACCAGCGACGCGAGCGTCCTTGCTGGGCAGGCCGACGATGACCGTGGGTGCCGTCTCGGTGCTGCCGTAGACCTGGCTCATGGCCACGTCGCGGGCCAGCACGGCGGCGATCAGGGCGTCGGGAACGGTGGACGATCCCGACGTCAGGCAGCGCAAGCTCGACAAGTCGGCTCCGGCCCAGTCGGGGTGGCCGATCAACGCCAGCAGCATGGCCGGCACGGCGATGGCCAGCGTGATGCGCTCGGCCGCGATGGTGGCCAGCATCTCGGCGGGATCGAACTTCTGCAGGATCGTCACCGTGGCGCCGGCATGCAGGGCCGGCGTGGTTTGGATGTTGAGGCCGCCGACGTGGAACATGGGGATGGCGGTCAGCACCTGGTCCGTGCTGCCGAGGTCGAACGCCGCCGCGCCGTTGACGGCGTTGTGGAAGATCGCGTTCTGGTCCAGCACCGCCCCCTTGGGCCGGCCCGTGGTGCCCGAGGTGTAGACGATCAGCACGGCATCAATGGGCCCGCCGGCCCGCGGCGGCGGCGGCGCCTCGGCGCCCTTTATTAGCTGCCGATAATCGAGCCAGCCGTCGGCGCCTTCGTAGGCGATCCAGGCCGCTTGGCGGCCCTTTCGCAGCTCGTCGAGCAGGGCGATGAAATCGGGCTCGGCCAGCACCGCTTTGGGTTCGCTGTCGTCGAGAATGTAGGCGATTTCGGGGCCGGCCAGGCGCCAATTGAGCGGCACCATGATGGCCCCCAGACGGGCGCAGGCGAACAAGAGATCGACGATCTCGGGGCTGTTGTAGCCGAGCTGGGCGACACGGTCGCCTGGACCGATCCCCAGTTCGGCCAGGGCGCCGGCCAGTTTTTCTATTCGCCCGGCCAGCGCGGCGTAGGAGATTTCCCGGCCCTGGTAGCGCAGCGCCGGTCGTTCGGGGGCAAAGGCCGCCCAGCGGTTTATCCAGTTCGATATGTCCATCCGTGATGTCCCTAGCCGCGGATCTCGTCGAGCACGGGCAGAATGTAGCGGCGGAACTGAACCGGGTGCTCGCTCATGGGGAAGTGGCCGAGCTCCTTCATGATCTCGACCCGGGCGCCCGTGATGCGCTCGGCCGTGGCCAAGGTGTCGCCGGGCTCGCAGGAAAAATCGTATTCGCCGGTCAGCAGATAGAGCGGACAGACGGCCGTGTCGATATCGCCGATCCGGTCCGAGAGGTCCGGCTCGACGCGATAGAAATAAAGATCGCCCTTGAAGATGCCGGGCCCCGAGATCTTGTATTGCCACAGCGTCTCATGGCGGCTCTCGTCCGGTGCCTGGGGGGCGATGAGGCCCGAGATCAGGGCGGCGCAGACCTCGCCGCCGTGCACGTCGGGGCGGTTGAGCCAGCTGATGTCGTACCAGGGCTGTTGCGCCGCCGCCGCCTCCAGGCCGATCAGGGCGCGGAACTCGGCGCCATGTTCGAGCGCCAGGTGCAGCACGATGCGGCCGCCGATGGAACAGCCCAGCACCACCGGGCGGTCGAGCTCCAGGGCCGCGATGAAGGCCCGGATGATGGCCATGAAGCCGGCCGAGGTGAGCTGGTATTCCTCGCGCTGGTGGCCGGCCGGCGGGTTCGACTTGCCGTGCCAAGGGAGATCGAAAGCCAGCACCCGGTAATGCTCGGTGACGGCAGCGTCGCACATCAGGTGGCGGAACTGGCGGCCGTCGGCCCCGGCGGTGTGCAGGCAGACCAGCGGAATTCCCTGGCCGGCTTCCTCGAAATAGAGGCGCTGGGCCCGGCCTTCGATCTTGATGTTGAGGTAGCGCCCGGTGATGGCTTCGATCTGGGCCATCAGCCGCTAAACCTTGGCGCCGCCAACACGTCTTTGAAGTATTGCAGGTTGGCCATCAAGGGCTGCAGGTTGCCTTTGATATGGGCGGCGCCCGATTTGGTCATGGCAAACAGGTCATGCCAGCCGGGCGCCGGTGGCTCGCTCCAGTGGGCCAACCAGGCATCTTCGCCGGCGGCGATGGAGAAGCAGTGCGAACGTAACAGCGCCGGGCCGCGGATGAGCGTGATGTGGCCAGCCTCGACCGAGATCCGGAACGGTTCGGCGCCAATCTCGACCAGGAAATCGAGCCTCAGGAATTGACCGCGGCGCAGCAAATCGCTATCGCCGTTGACCAGATCGGGCAGGAACTCGAAGCGGTCCACCAGGTTCACACCGCGCCTCCCTGCAAGCGTTCGAGCGCCATCTGGCGCAGCTTGCCTTTCTGGATCTTGGTGCCGTTGGGGCCGGTGGTGGCGGGGAATTCGCCGATCGGGAAGAAACGTTCGGGCACCTTGAACTTGGCGATGCGGCCGCGGCAGAAGCCGTAGACCGTTTCTTCGTCGAAGGACTCGCCCGAGCCCGCCTTGGCGATGACGAAAGCGATGGGCCGGTTGCGGCCCTCGTGCTCGACCGCCACCACCTGCACGGCCGAAACGCTAGGGTGGGCTTCGACCACGGCTTCGATCTCCAGCGGGCTGACGAGAAAGCCGCCCAGCCGGATGACGTCGCCCATGCGGGTGAGGAAGACGAAGCCGCCGCCCTCGAGCAGGTAACCAAGATCGCCGGTGCGCACGAAGCCGTCCTCGGTCAGGCCCTTTTTCGTGGCCTCGGGGTTGTTGAAGTATTCGTGCATCAGGCTGGGGCCCTTGAGCTCGAGCTCGCCGGTCTCGCCCGCTGGCAACAGGGCGCCGCTCTCGGTGTCACGCACCCGCACCTCGGCCCGGGGCGAGATCAGCCGGCCGCCGGCCTTCGAGCGCTCGGCCAGCGGCCACTCGGGCGGCGGCAGGGCATAGAGCGCCTGGACCTCGCTCATGCCGTAAACGCTACAAAGCGTCAGGCCGCGTTCGGCGCCCCGGGCGGCCGTCACCTCGGGCGGCGAGTTGAAGGCGCCGAAGCACATGAAGCGCAGGCTGGGGAAGGGCACGGGGTCGTCGTAGACGGCCAGCAGGCGCTCGATCATGTCGTCGCCGGCGTTGCATTGCGTCACCTGGTAGCGGCGGATGGCCCGGGCCGCCGCCAGCTCATCGAAAGACGGCAGCATGACCAGCGGGGCCCCCGACAGCAGCACCGCCATGACCTGGCTGAAACCGAAAACGCCACACAGCGGCATCATCAACAGGATCGAAGCGTCGGGCTGGTCGTAGCCGAAGACCGGTGCCACATCGAGGGCGTGATCGATGATCGAGGCCTGGCGGTGGAGCACGAATTTGGGCGCGCTGGTGGTGCCCGAGGTGGTGAAGATGGCGAAGTCCACATCGCGGCCACCGTGGTCTTCCGCCATTGGCGGTGCCGCCGCCAGTTCGTCGTAGGCCAGATGGCGCACGCCATCGGGCAGCGGCGGCGGGGCGGCCTCGCTGTCATCGTCGTCGCTGTCATCGTCCCCGTTGTCATCGTCCCTTGTGGCATAGCTGCTGACCACGGCGTCGAGCCCGGCGATCACGGCCGGATCGACTTGCGCCAGGATGTCGCTGAAAGCGATGCCGCGGTAGCCCGGCCAGAAGACCAGCAGGCGGGCGCCTGACCGGCCGATGATGTCGCCGACCTCGGTGCTGCGAAAGCGGCTGTTGACGTTGACGCAGATGGCGCCCAGCCGGGCGCAGGCCAGCAGCAGCGCCAGGTAGGCCGGTGCGTTGGGCATCCAGATGGCCACCCGGTCGCCGGCTTTGATGCCCAGTTCGGCCAGACCGCTGGCCACGCGCCGGCCCTCGGCGATGAGTTCGGCGAGCGCGATTTCACGCTCGCCATAGATCAGCGCCACGGCGTCGCCCTGCCGTGCCGCGAGGCTTTCGAACTGGCTGTTGAGGCTGTCGGCAATCATGGCGCCAGTATCGACCGACCAGGCCATGCCAGGCAACCGGAGCGCTGGCGGCTGCTGCCAGCCGGTCCCGCTCGGTCCCCGCTGCCGGCCCGGAGATTTCGAAGTGCGACAATTTAATCGCTTGTTTTTTCAGATAAAAAATTTATAGTTCAGCGCTGAATTAGAATCTTTGGGAAGGAAAACCCATGGCCCTCAGGCAAACCTTCACGCTCGGGGAGGCAGCCCGGCTGGGGCGCTTTCGCAGCGGCACCATGGTCGACTACCTGGCGCGCAGCGGCATCGTGCGGCCCTCGGTGCGGCCCAAGCCGGGGCGCGGGCGCCGGCGGCTCTATAGTTTCGCCGATGCCGTGCTGCTGCGTGCCCTCAACCGGCTGCTGGAGCGCGGCATCCCGGTGGCCCGGCTGGGGCAGGTGCAAGCGGCCTTTCATAAGCTCATGCAGGGCGTCGAGCCCGGCCGCCTGCCGGCGCGATACCTGATGACCGACGGCGAAAAGGCCTATTTCCGCGATGACCCGGCGGCGCTGGTCGAGCTTAGCGGTCGTGGCGGCCTGGCCTTCGCCCTGGTCCTCGACCTGCAGCCGATCATGGCGGAGGTGACGGGCGAGGCGGAGAAGCTGGCCGCCTGAGGGGCGGAGATCAGACGTCAGACGTCAAACGTCAGATGCCACAATCCTGACATCTGAATTCTAAAACCCGCCCGAGGCGGTTACTTGAAAACCGGCACCCGGCGCTCCTTGAAGGCGGCCAGGCCCTCGCTGGTGTTGTCGTTGAGTTGGGCCTCGGCGGCGTTCTCTTCCTCCAGGGTGAGACCGGCGTCGAGCGAGCCCTCGAGGCCGTCGCGGGCCAGACGCTTCATCCAGCCCAGGCCGTCGGGGCTGCGTCTGGCCAGGGTGGCGCAGAATTCCAGCGCCCTTTCGGCCAGCACCGCGTCTTCGGCGATTTCGTTGACCAGGCCCCAGTCGCGGGCTTCCTCGGCGTCCAGCCAGCGGCCGCTGTACATCAGCTCCAGCGCGCGGCGCAGCCCGACCAGGCGGGGCAGGCGCTGGCTGCCGCCAAAGCCCGGCAGCAGGCCGTACTGCACATGCTGGTCGCCCATGCGCGCCGACCTGCCGGCCAGCACCACGTCACACGACATCATCAACTCGAGCCCACCGGCCAAGGCCAGGCCATGGACCGCCGCCACGATCGGCATACGGCTGGCCTCGAGGCGGCGCAACATGGCGTGGCCGCGGCTGATGAAGACCTGGAAATCGCCCGCACTCTGGCGCGCCGCCGTGACCTCGTCGAGGTCGGCCCCGGTGCAGAATTGTTTGCCGTTGCCCCGGATCAGCATGACGCGGATGGCGGGGTCGGATTCGAAGTGCTCGAGGGCGTTGGTGAGGCCCTCGACGATGCCGGTGGAGATGCAGTTGAACTTGTCCGGCCGGTTGAGGGTGGCGATGCCGACACCCTCTGCGGTCTCGAGCAATACGTCCTGGTGCTCGCTGTCGTTCATCTTTGCCTCCGCCTAATAGGGCACTGCCACGCGGCCGATCTTTTCGCGCGAAATCACCATCTTCTGGATCTGTTCGGTGCCGTCGCCGATCTGCAGGCCGAGCACGTCGCGCAGGCGCTGCTGGTGGGGCAGGTCCTTGGCGTAGCCGTAATGGCCGTGGGTGATCAGGCAGCGGTGGATGACGTCGAAGGCCACTTGCGGTGCCCACCACTTGCACATGGCCGCTTCCGAGGTGTGGGGCAGGTCATGGTCGCGCAGCCAGAGCGTCTTGTAGCAAAGCAGCCGTGCCGCCTCGAGCAGGGTCTCGGCCTCGGCCAGCGGTTGGGTCACGCCCTGGTACCTGGCGATGGGCTGGCCGAAGGCCTGGCGCTGGGTGACGTATTCCCAGGTTTCCTCCAGCGAGGCCGTGGCCGCCGCGATGCACTGCAGGCCGATCAGCGCCCGGCTGTAATCGAAGCCGTGCATGATCTGGCGAAAGCCGTCGCCTTCCTGGCCCAGCCGGCGCTCGGCCGGGACGCGGACGCCGTCGAAGAAGACCGAGCCCCGGCCCACCACGCGGGTCCCCATGTCCTCGAAGCGGCCGGTGCTGATGCCCGGGCTGTCCAGGGATGCGAGGAAGGCAGTGATGCCGTGGGCTTTCTCGTCGGCCGTGCCGGTGCGGGCCAGCACCATGATTTCCTGCGATTGGTCGGCCATCGAGCACGACGTCTTTTCGCCGTCGAGCACGTAGTCGTCGCCGTCCCGCCGCGCCTTGACGCGCAAATTGGCGGCATCCGAGCCGCCGCCCGGCTCGGTCAGCCCGAGCGCCACCAGGATCTCGCCCGAGGCCACACCGGTCACCACCTCGGCCGCCAGTTCGGGCCGGGCGTGGTGGGCGATGATGGTGCCCATCAGCGTGCCGATGAGCTGCACGTAGCTGACGTTGAAATCGCCGTGGGCTATGCACTCGATGACCAGGCCGGCGGTCACCGCGTCCTGCTCCAGGCCGCCGAACTCGCTCGGCAGGTTGACGCCGATCAGCCCCAATTCCCCCATTTCCCGCAGCAGGGCGCGGTCGAATGCACCCTCCGTCTCGCGTTTCTGGTAGTCGGGCGCCAGGCGCTCGGCGGCAAAGCGCCGGGCCGTATCCTGAATGGCGATCTGGTCGTCGCTGAGAGAAAAATCCATGATCTGCTCCCGGTCCGCTGTTGCAGGCGGCGCTATTTGCGGAATTGCATGAAGTCGGGGTCGCGCTTTTCCCGGAGCGCCGTCACGCCCTCGCGCGATTCGTCGGTCTCGTAATAGAGGCTCAGCGCCTGCAGACCCAACGAGCCGCCGCCGCGGATCGATTCGCTGTCGGCATTGAACGAGCGCTTGGCGATGGCGATGGCGGTGGGGCTGCGCATCTTCAATTCCTCACACCAGCGGTCGACCTCGGCGTCGAGCTCGTCGTCGGGCACCACGGCGTTGGCCAGGCCCATGGCCAGGGCCTCCTAGGCCGAATAGCGCCGGCACATGTACCAGATCTCGCGAGCCCGCTTTTCGCCCACCACGCGGGCCAGGTAGGCGGTGCCCCAGCCCGGATCGACCGAGCCCATCTTGGGGCCGACCTGGCCGAAGATGGCGTTTTCCGAGGCCAGCGTCAGGTCACAAAGCGTGGCCAGCACGTTGCCGCCGCCGATGGCGTAGCCGCGCACCTTGGCGATCACCGGCTTGGGCACGTCGCGGATGATGCTGTGCAGCTCCTCGACCGGCATGCCGACGGTGCCGCGGCCGGCGTACTGGCCTTCGTGCTCGCCCTCGGACTGGTCGCCGCCGGTGCAGAAGGCCTTGCCGCCGGCCCCGGTCAGCACGATCACGGCGATGCCCTTGTTCCAGCCGGCCTGGCTGAAGGCCTGCAGCATCTCCTCGGCGGTGCGGCCGCGGAAGGCGTTGTAGACCTCGGGCCGGTTGATGGTGATGGTGGCGACGCCATCGTTCTCTTCGTAGATTATGTCCTGGGTGTCCATGGCGGGATTTTCTGCCTCTGCGATTTCGCTGTCCTAACGAATGTTAGTTAGAATCCGTGCCCTCGACAACGGCCGCGTGCCAGGCTTCGCTGAGCGCCGGCAGGCCGCGCCGGGCAAGCGCGAAGCCGGCCACGGCCAGCACTCCAAAAGCCAGCCAGGGGAGTGGCGAGGTGACGTCGAGCACCAACCCGAACAGTGAAGTCTGGGGCTGCCAGCTTTCGGCATCGCGCCAGTAATCGGCAAGTTCCAACAACCCGATGCAGGCCGCGAGGCAGACCAAAGCCGGCAGGCCGACAGTGATGTAGGGCCGCACCAGCAGGCCCAAGCGCCCGGCCCGGGCCGCCGGCGCGTGCATTTCGATGAGGCCGGCCAGGCCTGTGGGCGCAAAGCGGGCCACGGCCACGAAGACGATGCCGGCGTAAAGGATCCAAAGCCCGGTGTAATTCGAGACCACGGTCTGCAGCAGCGTGAAGATGACGGCGCCCAGCAGCGGGCCGATGAAGCTGCCGATGCCGCCGATGAAGGCCATCATCAGGATCTGGAACGAGGTCGCGAGAGAGATCGTCTCGCCGCCCACGAATTCGTAGTTTATGGCGAACAAGCCGCCGGCGATGCCGGCGAAAAATCCGCCGACGCAGAAAGCCAGCAGGCGCACCAGGCGGGGGTTGTAGCCGACATGGGCGGCGCGCTCGGGATTGTCGCGCACGGCCGCCGCCATCTGGCCCACGGGGGTCCGCAGGAAACGCCGGGCCGCCAGCAGGCAGGCAAAAAGCCAGCCTGCGATGACATAATAGACCTCGATCTCGCTGGCGAAATCGAGGCCGAAGAAAGCCGGCGCCAGGGTGCGGTCGGCGGCGCCGCCATAGAAACGACCCAGCACGCTGCCGGCGGCGATCACCAATTCCACCGTACACAGCGTGATCATGGCGAAGCCGATGCCGGTGCGCTTGACGGAGAAGCTGCCGAAAACGAATGCGAAGAACAGACCGCCGAGCCCCCCGGC
This is a stretch of genomic DNA from Alphaproteobacteria bacterium. It encodes these proteins:
- a CDS encoding uroporphyrinogen decarboxylase family protein — encoded protein: MAQTPRERFLNALAGRPVDRVPVANPTSIITRGLQEKAGVFFPEANYEAGPMAELALAGHTICGYDAVSPAFGAGTHESAALGVPTRWGDRDSLPAQEKAIWSHPDEIEIPDDFLERPSVKSVIDAIRLLKDEVGDRVAVIGKVFGPWSLAYHTIGLQKFLIQTMKDPSFVHAVLERLKPIPKMYAQAQIEAGADALTYACHITADLIRPSAVPDFVLPIHQEMAAEIDCPLILHCCGRTIDRIEHFNKNGMAAFHFESANDAKEMRDQADMVLIGNINNTNTLVAGEREDVRREVHYAIAAGVDMIAPECAVPVTAKLENVIAVREAVDEYYEGAD
- a CDS encoding AMP-binding protein; translated protein: MPYGVSERMVESYGEVIWDLSLNIQRRRGDAVRKLDFAAIAAQREGTGLSDSEIANRIGLAPEQVTFIRVISERRRFRRDQYRKLYGLGGGKRYREGEWRDPDRDLALRPEAVPLRDAMAPAPERLAEYTAKGLWDGETLGSLLQRQAAEAGERPAFVGNETISYGELAERVARAAGALAAAGLGRGEVVGVVSDDLVFGSLALLACAWFGAVALPLSPALEGRQRAAFLSLARARLALEDESDLAGGTPCPPQVPRAHGGDPVVLLASGDYLVPHSHQTLLAAARGLAALEPASVAAPPLPHHLAVLGHAVALLVGGSLGGEADLVLDEGEYTIAGQRHPLLSCPEAPALAWGEVRPGDDGCLETRGPGVAIGYYENPVASARAFAAEGWFKTPFKGGPDGPDAA
- a CDS encoding long-chain fatty acid--CoA ligase, which encodes MDISNWINRWAAFAPERPALRYQGREISYAALAGRIEKLAGALAELGIGPGDRVAQLGYNSPEIVDLLFACARLGAIMVPLNWRLAGPEIAYILDDSEPKAVLAEPDFIALLDELRKGRQAAWIAYEGADGWLDYRQLIKGAEAPPPPRAGGPIDAVLIVYTSGTTGRPKGAVLDQNAIFHNAVNGAAAFDLGSTDQVLTAIPMFHVGGLNIQTTPALHAGATVTILQKFDPAEMLATIAAERITLAIAVPAMLLALIGHPDWAGADLSSLRCLTSGSSTVPDALIAAVLARDVAMSQVYGSTETAPTVIVGLPSKDARVAGSCGHAALHCEARINDDEGNEVPAGRAGEIVVRGANIMREYWRQPEATAEALRDGWFHTGDIGHRGPDGAFYVDDRKKDMIISGSENIYSAELEFVLAECADLAESTVVARPDERWGEVPVAVVVKLPDSEITKAEVLDLFADRLARYKHPKDVLFTDALPRNAMGKVLKFEVREMLRKG
- a CDS encoding alpha/beta hydrolase; protein product: MMAQIEAITGRYLNIKIEGRAQRLYFEEAGQGIPLVCLHTAGADGRQFRHLMCDAAVTEHYRVLAFDLPWHGKSNPPAGHQREEYQLTSAGFMAIIRAFIAALELDRPVVLGCSIGGRIVLHLALEHGAEFRALIGLEAAAAQQPWYDISWLNRPDVHGGEVCAALISGLIAPQAPDESRHETLWQYKISGPGIFKGDLYFYRVEPDLSDRIGDIDTAVCPLYLLTGEYDFSCEPGDTLATAERITGARVEIMKELGHFPMSEHPVQFRRYILPVLDEIRG
- a CDS encoding AMP-binding protein is translated as MAWSVDTGAMIADSLNSQFESLAARQGDAVALIYGEREIALAELIAEGRRVASGLAELGIKAGDRVAIWMPNAPAYLALLLACARLGAICVNVNSRFRSTEVGDIIGRSGARLLVFWPGYRGIAFSDILAQVDPAVIAGLDAVVSSYATRDDDNGDDDSDDDDSEAAPPPLPDGVRHLAYDELAAAPPMAEDHGGRDVDFAIFTTSGTTSAPKFVLHRQASIIDHALDVAPVFGYDQPDASILLMMPLCGVFGFSQVMAVLLSGAPLVMLPSFDELAAARAIRRYQVTQCNAGDDMIERLLAVYDDPVPFPSLRFMCFGAFNSPPEVTAARGAERGLTLCSVYGMSEVQALYALPPPEWPLAERSKAGGRLISPRAEVRVRDTESGALLPAGETGELELKGPSLMHEYFNNPEATKKGLTEDGFVRTGDLGYLLEGGGFVFLTRMGDVIRLGGFLVSPLEIEAVVEAHPSVSAVQVVAVEHEGRNRPIAFVIAKAGSGESFDEETVYGFCRGRIAKFKVPERFFPIGEFPATTGPNGTKIQKGKLRQMALERLQGGAV
- a CDS encoding MerR family transcriptional regulator; the encoded protein is MALRQTFTLGEAARLGRFRSGTMVDYLARSGIVRPSVRPKPGRGRRRLYSFADAVLLRALNRLLERGIPVARLGQVQAAFHKLMQGVEPGRLPARYLMTDGEKAYFRDDPAALVELSGRGGLAFALVLDLQPIMAEVTGEAEKLAA
- a CDS encoding enoyl-CoA hydratase/isomerase family protein, encoding MNDSEHQDVLLETAEGVGIATLNRPDKFNCISTGIVEGLTNALEHFESDPAIRVMLIRGNGKQFCTGADLDEVTAARQSAGDFQVFISRGHAMLRRLEASRMPIVAAVHGLALAGGLELMMSCDVVLAGRSARMGDQHVQYGLLPGFGGSQRLPRLVGLRRALELMYSGRWLDAEEARDWGLVNEIAEDAVLAERALEFCATLARRSPDGLGWMKRLARDGLEGSLDAGLTLEEENAAEAQLNDNTSEGLAAFKERRVPVFK
- a CDS encoding acyl-CoA dehydrogenase family protein, whose protein sequence is MDFSLSDDQIAIQDTARRFAAERLAPDYQKRETEGAFDRALLREMGELGLIGVNLPSEFGGLEQDAVTAGLVIECIAHGDFNVSYVQLIGTLMGTIIAHHARPELAAEVVTGVASGEILVALGLTEPGGGSDAANLRVKARRDGDDYVLDGEKTSCSMADQSQEIMVLARTGTADEKAHGITAFLASLDSPGISTGRFEDMGTRVVGRGSVFFDGVRVPAERRLGQEGDGFRQIMHGFDYSRALIGLQCIAAATASLEETWEYVTQRQAFGQPIARYQGVTQPLAEAETLLEAARLLCYKTLWLRDHDLPHTSEAAMCKWWAPQVAFDVIHRCLITHGHYGYAKDLPHQQRLRDVLGLQIGDGTEQIQKMVISREKIGRVAVPY